A stretch of the Marasmius oreades isolate 03SP1 chromosome 8, whole genome shotgun sequence genome encodes the following:
- a CDS encoding uncharacterized protein (BUSCO:EOG09264WF4) translates to MAGFERSPRSPEAVPTVDADGTQPEIWGWCIQGIGQGSNVGISFVSSTMALTSFSKSYILDFQFSSWYPKFRHISIKSTIIKPLTQDFCNYLNADGIFVPKGSEPESPGLENDDEEAESDDEDENKQYSFPELDAKVRECIAEYGAVFPKLNFSSPKDANWILPASAPLKCTSPADVYMLLKSSDFINHDLDPELVFEGCEESPSWERETYELELVLRKWYYMERNREMRCFVRNNQLIAICQRDNNYYDFLNEDETKKQISTAIEEFWGSKIKPVWTSSNDYIFDVLLTRDLRRAHIVDFNPFVTRTDPLLFTYKELQALMVRSQEGPVFRVIDSRSHPTANVNSPANQHNMVPYEALTMSSGRNIQDFSGLWEQSIVESMNSNDDGDR, encoded by the exons ATGGCCGGTTTTGAGCGAAGTCCCAGATCTCCAGAAGCAGTCCCGACGGTGGATGCAGATGGGACCCAACCTGAGATTTGGGGTTGGTGTATCCAGGGCATTGGACAGGGGTCGAACGTGGGAATCTCTTTTGTGTCCAGTACAATGGCTTTGACCTCGTTCTCCAAGTCGTACATTCTCGATTTCCAGTTCTCATCCTGGTACCCAAAATTCCGCCATATCAGTATTAAATCAACAATTATCAAACCACTTACACAAGATTTTTGCAACTATCTCAATGCCGATGGAATCTTTGTGCCCAAAGGTTCAGAACCTGA ATCACCCGGACTAGAAaatgacgatgaggaagccgaaagtgacgatgaagatgagaacaAGCAGTACTCATTTCCAGAGCTAGATGCGAAAGTTAGAGAATGTATCGCTGAATACGGAGCAGTCTTCCCAAAGCTGAATTTTTCATCACCAAAG GACGCGAACTGGATCCTCCCTGCTTCGGCACCTCTAAAATGCACATCTCCAGCGGATGTTTACATGCTCTTGAAATCCTCTGACTTTATAAATCATGATTTGGACCCTGAATTGGTGTTCGAGGGATGCGAAGAGTCCCCTTCATGGGAGCGGGAAACGTACGAGTTAGAACTGGTGCTGAGGAAGTGGTACTACATGGAACGAAATCGGGAGATGCGTTGTTTCGTCCGGAATAACCAGCTGATAG CAATATGTCAGCGAGACAACAACTACTATGATTTTTTGAACGAGGATGAAACAAAGAAACAAATCTCAACCGCAATCGAGGAATTCTGGGGCTCAAAAATCAAACCGGTCTGGACTTCTAGTAACGATT ACATATTTGATGTACTACTCACACGCGACCTACGCCGAGCACACATCGTCGACTTCAACCCTTTCGTTACTCGGACAGATCCTTTACTGTTTACTTACAAGGAGCTGCAAGCCTTGATGGTCAGATCACAGGAGGGACCAGTGTTCCGGGTCATCGATTCTCGTTCTCACCCTACGGCGAACGTCAACTCGCCTGCAAACCAGCACAACATGGTGCCTTACGAGGCCCTAACAATGAGCAGTGGGAGAAATATACAAGATTTTTCAGGACTTTGGGAACAGAGTATTGTCGAGAGTATGAACAGTAATGACGATGGTGATCGATAA